In one window of Holophagales bacterium DNA:
- a CDS encoding EAL domain-containing protein, with product MDDDADVRSVVEATLSAAGFEPTGAADGSEGIERAVLERPDLVLLDVVMPHLSGWEVCATLRSLPETSSIPVVLLTGKSEIRDFVVGRQAGAVDFVTKPFTRARLVEAVEAALAGRDDARPEPLGREVPERRTRGLLLDALTGLPTVPLVVDALREKLLVDQDLGVFLIDVDAVASLEDHYGWEVLDEVVREAATGLRRLVGTLFSTGDLLAVSRPGSSALVAFVALPFGLGEEEAAARLGRKARQVEESLGALLGESLLGRVHRRLEVTVAASRLRYNPQVRVERLVERALAEAAAAASTREGERVVSQREEFAAILRRRAIETVYQPIRDLATGRTVAWEALSRGPAGSGFESPEVLFDYAARHGRVLPLEEICVRYSASRFGASEAGLLFVNVETNVVNELARGGLEVLGPLVALGPSVVLEITERGAIPDFDAFREGISALRRAGFRIALDDAGSGHASLHALAELRPDYLKITQSLVTGPHRDGIKSEIVEMLVRLGGRIGAVTVAEGIETEADLAGVRQLGVALGQGFLLGRPAPVPEP from the coding sequence GTGGACGACGACGCCGACGTGCGCTCCGTCGTCGAAGCCACCCTGTCTGCCGCCGGTTTCGAGCCGACCGGAGCGGCGGACGGGAGCGAGGGAATCGAGCGGGCGGTCCTCGAGCGGCCGGATCTCGTCCTGCTCGACGTCGTGATGCCCCATCTCTCCGGGTGGGAGGTCTGCGCGACGCTCCGGAGCCTGCCGGAGACCTCCTCGATCCCGGTCGTCCTGCTGACGGGAAAGTCGGAGATCCGGGATTTCGTGGTGGGCCGCCAGGCCGGCGCCGTCGACTTCGTCACGAAGCCCTTCACGCGGGCGCGTCTCGTGGAAGCCGTCGAGGCCGCACTCGCGGGGCGCGACGACGCGCGACCCGAGCCTCTCGGCCGCGAGGTGCCGGAGCGCCGGACCCGTGGCCTGCTCCTGGACGCCCTGACGGGGCTCCCGACCGTTCCCCTCGTCGTCGACGCCCTGAGGGAGAAGCTCCTCGTGGACCAGGACCTCGGGGTCTTCCTGATCGACGTCGACGCCGTGGCGTCCCTGGAGGACCACTATGGCTGGGAGGTCCTCGACGAGGTCGTGCGGGAGGCCGCGACGGGGCTGCGGCGGCTCGTCGGGACGCTCTTTTCGACGGGCGACCTCCTGGCGGTCTCGCGGCCGGGCTCGTCGGCGCTCGTCGCGTTCGTCGCCCTGCCCTTCGGCCTCGGCGAGGAGGAGGCTGCCGCCCGGCTCGGGAGGAAGGCCCGGCAGGTCGAGGAATCCCTGGGGGCGCTCCTCGGAGAGAGCCTTCTCGGCCGCGTTCACCGGCGGCTCGAGGTGACCGTCGCGGCTTCGCGCCTGCGGTACAACCCGCAGGTCCGCGTGGAGCGGCTCGTGGAACGCGCTCTGGCGGAGGCGGCGGCCGCCGCCTCGACGAGAGAAGGTGAGAGGGTCGTCTCGCAGCGCGAGGAGTTCGCCGCGATCCTGAGACGCCGCGCCATCGAGACGGTCTACCAACCGATCCGCGACCTGGCGACAGGACGCACCGTGGCCTGGGAAGCGCTCTCGCGCGGACCCGCGGGCTCTGGCTTCGAGAGCCCGGAAGTCCTCTTCGACTACGCCGCGCGGCATGGCCGGGTCCTCCCGCTCGAGGAGATCTGCGTCCGATATTCCGCGTCCCGGTTCGGGGCGAGTGAGGCGGGCCTCCTCTTCGTGAACGTGGAGACGAACGTCGTGAACGAGCTCGCCCGGGGAGGGCTCGAAGTTCTCGGCCCGCTCGTCGCGCTCGGCCCGTCCGTCGTCCTCGAGATCACCGAGCGGGGCGCAATTCCAGATTTCGACGCGTTCCGGGAGGGGATCTCCGCCCTCCGGCGGGCAGGTTTCCGGATCGCCCTCGACGACGCCGGCTCTGGCCACGCCTCCCTCCACGCACTGGCTGAGCTGAGGCCCGACTACCTCAAGATCACCCAGTCCCTCGTGACGGGGCCCCACCGGGACGGCATCAAGAGCGAGATCGTCGAGATGCTCGTGCGGCTGGGGGGGCGGATCGGCGCGGTGACGGTGGCCGAGGGGATCGAGACGGAGGCAGACCTGGCGGGCGTCCGGCAGCTCGGCGTCGCTCTCGGGCAGGGATTCCTTCTCGGCCGGCCGGCGCCGGTTCCCGAACCCTGA